A single region of the Desulfobacterales bacterium genome encodes:
- a CDS encoding flavin reductase family protein, producing the protein MSTKLDFRVLSDLSYGLYIVTSKDEDRLNGQIINTAIQVTAEPPRVAVIINKKNLTHEFILKSGVFAVSVLDKSAPLKFFGPFGFRSGREIDKLDGIHFKKGITGCPLLIEHCLSVMEAKVYDKIDLGTHTIFVGDVLTTEMLKQGTPLTYHFYREELKGKSSKNAPTFAPVK; encoded by the coding sequence ATGAGTACCAAACTGGATTTTCGCGTGTTAAGTGATTTGAGTTATGGATTGTATATCGTTACCTCCAAGGATGAGGACCGTCTGAATGGCCAGATCATTAATACCGCCATCCAGGTGACGGCTGAACCGCCGCGGGTTGCGGTGATCATCAACAAAAAGAATCTAACCCATGAATTTATCCTGAAGAGCGGCGTATTCGCCGTATCGGTTCTGGATAAATCGGCGCCGTTAAAATTTTTCGGGCCCTTCGGGTTCCGCTCCGGTCGCGAAATCGACAAGCTGGACGGCATTCACTTTAAAAAGGGAATCACCGGATGTCCGCTCCTGATTGAACATTGTCTCTCGGTTATGGAGGCCAAAGTCTATGATAAAATTGATCTGGGGACCCATACGATTTTCGTGGGTGATGTTTTAACAACAGAAATGTTAAAGCAGGGAACCCCTCTTACGTATCATTTCTACCGGGAAGAATTGAAGGGAAAATCATCTAAAAATGCGCCGACTTTCGCTCCCGTGAAATA